In Festucalex cinctus isolate MCC-2025b chromosome 1, RoL_Fcin_1.0, whole genome shotgun sequence, the sequence CAATTTGCATCCCGAGGAGAGGATTTAggcataaaaatattttttcttgtgTGAGTGTACGTGCCACATAACTGCGTGCCTGTGCGTGGTTGCTTGAGTCACACAGAGCGATGCCTCTTGCAGTTGCTGATCCCTTCTCACGCATGCATTTTCTTCACATCCGCATTACACCTGGTTTCAATtcaatgttgatttgttttcactttttagggcaaaaaaaaaaaacagtatagtataaaaggaaaacatgtttttatttattttttgtctttggaAAATCTCTACCCTTTTGGATAGGTTGTTGCAATTttgataaatacagtatatagtcTACAACAAGCCTTTTTTGATTTGTTTGCCTTTGGGCATATAGTTGTTCCGATATTCATATTTCAAATCATGTCAGattattttggaacacccttATATTCCATCAAACTGTTTTGGTGATTCACTCTTATCTAGTGTAGTTCGTTTGTTGTCATGCACCTTAATTAATCAAGTCAATTAGTCAACCAATGTGGGCATGTTCCAACTCACTGCTTTGGGCTCTCCCCCTTGTGATTTGTAAGATGAACTTGGCCACCTGACAATGAAATCCTTCCTCCTCTCAACGCCATTCTTGGCTAAATGGTTCCTCTCTACTAGACTTTGCACCACCTTAAACTTCGGAGTGCCCACTCCTCCCGTCTTCTGCACTTTGGCAAGGTAGTTTGAAAGCAAACACGGCTCCTGAGTGGGGCCAGACACCAAATTAGAGCCTCACACTGTGTGCCTTCTATGTCAGGTTCTTTTTTGTAGTTCTCGCCTGGTCAGCGCGTGCAGACATGGTCAGTggtctttgtgttgtttgtgttcTGCTTTAATGCGCCTTTTTGTATTCATCTGAGATGCGAGCTCTTTATACTAATATCTGAAATCTATATTAACATGCATGTCTTGTCTTTGGGTTATGCTCTCTCTAGTCACATCGCAAATTTCACGCACCGCGCCATGGACACTTGGGCTTTCTCCCTCGCAAACGGGGCAAGCGACACAGGGGCAGAGTGCGTACGTGGCCTAAAGATGACCCCAGCAAGCCTGTGCACCTCGCTGCCTTCTTGGGATACAAGGCTGGCATGACCCACACCCTCAGAGAGGTGCACCGCGTTGGTCTCAGTATGTACATAAAGCACAGTGGAgcatgtggaatttttttttaggaatagcAATTCACATTGTAAAAATGTATGCGTGCATTCTTTAGAAATGCCTACCTACCTACTAACCTAGCTATGATCATCCAATCCACCTTTTTTCCGCCCCCAATCTACCTAATAAATCTCACTAAATGACCCACGTACCTACCGTGGATATAAGAAGTCTACACATTCAAATGCTAGGAAAAGCTCAGCTGGTCTAAATTTTGGGTTAAACAATACACTTTTACACAGATATTTCTCcaattaaattgcacaattaAAAGTTACATTCAGGTCATTAAAAGCATTTTAGAAAGTATTTTCTCTCTCTTATGTTTACATCAATAAAACTGGCGTTTGAACAGGGGAGGGTAGATTTATTGAAAGTTCAATCCCGGGTAGTATGGAGTCTGTGGCTGGCTTGGTTCCAGGTGAAGACTGGAGGGCCCTTCTCCTCATCAGCGATCATGTACCTCGACTGATGCCATCACCTACTGTGTGAGTGGTGCTCTCAGCTAAATTAACCTTAAAAGGGGAAGCCAACTCAAAATATTTCTatacaataatgtgttctagGCACCCTCActattgtaaacatgacattttgattgatattgcatttgtggaacatTAACTaaatctcagggggtggccattttgtcgcgtgctgttgactgaaaataatatcagttgctcaggtaacgactaaatcatggctcacctatcagcttttggtcatgtgatgttagcAAGATGATCAGTGATTTGTTGTTACCTTCACCCCattcaactgtgatgtcatttttagtcgacaccaactgacaaaatggccgacaaAATGGATAAagtcatgtcaagtcaagtcatatttatttagacaggtgaattttgctgcttaactcatattgcaCACTTTGAAAAGTCACAGTTCTATTTCCTACACAGAGCAAACCAAGCGGGAAGAAGTGGAGGCGGTTACCATCATTGAGACCCCCCCACTCATGGTGGTCGGAGTGGTGGGCTACATCCGCACCGCGCGAGGTCTACGTGCCCTCAAGACCATCTTTGCTGAGCATCTCAGTGACGAGTGCAAGCGCAGATTCTACAAAAACTGGTGTGTGGGATGTGACCGCCGCAAAAGTAGGTACACTACACCTGCACAACCCTGTgcatgttttcatttgtttcagGCACAAGAGTAAGAAGAAGGCTTtcactaaatacagtaaaaagtGGCAAGATGAGGCAGGAAAGAAATCGCTGGACAAGGATTTTActctgatgaaaaaatattgttcagTCATTCGGGTTATTGTTCACTCTCAGGTAAGAGAATGTTTCCTGACGACCTTTAGATGCTAACCATGTAGATTGCTATTCTAAACGCTACATCTAGCCGTCACTGTGGTAAAAGGGCAACATCCACCTGACCACATGCAATAGAGGGATTAGATGTCACATCTCCCGGCTACTTTGTACAAACCAAGTCTGTCCGTGTGAGCGGCTGCTGTTTCAAATGACAagtttaaaaatagtttttagagcAGAACTTGTCAGACTTTGCCAGGGGAAAACCTTCATTTTGGCAGCCAACAAGGTGAAGGTGGTAAGCCAAGACCATTTATAACAGTGTGTGAAAGCTTCAGCTTGGTAACACGATCAATATGCACTTCTAAGAAGTGATGTGATTTCATGcttgtattagggatgtaagagatatccaaacatcacaatacgatattatcacgatatgaaggtcacgatacgataattatcacgatattgtgggggcgttagcGATATGTaataaacatcacaatattgtaaaaaaagagctcatactaaaaaaaaaagcacaatattgtacttttgtatataacagcaatgcatataaaccacctacaatctctaataacaatattgaggctcttacttgctaatgcacacattgatcgcttcacaagcaaattaggttccccttcatctgacaattaacatagattttaaacatagaaggccaaaacatcccaaatgaaaattgaattgcactaataaaataggctactagagggtgctagaaatgcacaaatggaaatcaacctgactgtttttacagatgtgttccttttaaatattgtgaacatgacgacgacgatattgtggctgttttaatatcacgatatcacgatattgtcctcATCATCCCTAGCTATTATCATTGCGAGTTCAAACATGATCCTGTGAGATGAAGTGTGTCTTGACTTCTCACTACACAGTTCTACATTCTACTTCACTGGGCTTCTAACTCATTTTCAGATGCGATTGCTGCCCATAAAGCAGAAGAAGGCTCACGTCTTGGAGGTGCAGTTAAACGGGGGGAGCATTTCGGAAAAGGTGGACTGGGCCAAAGAGCGTCTGGAGCAAGCTGTACCCGTGTCCTCTGTTTTCCAGCAGGATGAGTTGATTGATATCATTGGGGTTACAAAGGGTCACGGCTTTAAAGGTTAGATGCCAGTCATCCAGAAGAAACAAATATTTCACTATGATGTCACATCCACTTCCGGGTGGCAGAAGCTTTAGTAATGTCAAATGGCACCAGAGGAAATGGCTTGAATGATTTTAGGCTAACATTTTGAATGTGTGATATCTTGGTTGAAAATATATTAAGTGGGGGAAATAACCGTTCAAGTggtaaattgattaaaaaatagtTCTGGTGGAAATTCAGACATAGTTAGAAAAAACTGTAGATTTCCGTTCTGCCACCCTGC encodes:
- the LOC144025371 gene encoding large ribosomal subunit protein uL3-like encodes the protein MSHRKFHAPRHGHLGFLPRKRGKRHRGRVRTWPKDDPSKPVHLAAFLGYKAGMTHTLREVHRVGLKQTKREEVEAVTIIETPPLMVVGVVGYIRTARGLRALKTIFAEHLSDECKRRFYKNWHKSKKKAFTKYSKKWQDEAGKKSLDKDFTLMKKYCSVIRVIVHSQMRLLPIKQKKAHVLEVQLNGGSISEKVDWAKERLEQAVPVSSVFQQDELIDIIGVTKGHGFKGVTSRWHTKKLPRKTHKGLRKVACIGAWHPARVGFTIARVGQKGFHHRTEINKKIYRIGRGVHMQDGKVIRNNASTNYDVSQKTVSPMGGFPHYGEVNNDFVMVKGCVIGAKKRVLTLRKSLLVHSSRKSLEAIELKFIDTTSKFGHGRFQTAQEKRAFMGPQKKDALKILPEPQPEVV